One stretch of Zingiber officinale cultivar Zhangliang chromosome 6B, Zo_v1.1, whole genome shotgun sequence DNA includes these proteins:
- the LOC121991778 gene encoding protein RTE1-HOMOLOG-like has protein sequence MESGAAFEDERMLNDNSWQLGEIDPKRARFPCCIVWTPLPLISWLIPFIGHIGICREDGVILDFAGPNFVSVDNFAFGAVARYVPVHRDECKKLTEPGGGMTWDDALRKSTQEFQHRSYSLFTCNCHSFVANNLNRLMYRGHEGWNVVNIAAFIFLKGTWVRRASLLQTYIPFLLVFGIGVFLGTTKFLLGILAFAVVLIGWFLVGTYCFKNLIQL, from the exons ATGGAATCCGGAGCAGCCTTCGAGGACGAGCGGATGCTGAACGATAACTCTTGGCAACTGGGGGAAATTGATCCAAAACGAGCTCGCTTTCCTTGTTGTATAGTTTGGACTCCTCTTCCTCTCATCTCTTGGTTAATTCCCTTCATTGGTCATATCGGCATCTGTAGAGAGGATGGGGTGATCCTGGACTTCGCTGGACCCAACTTTGTTAGCGTCGACAACTTTGCTTTTGGTGCAGTGGCACGCTACGTACCAGTTCACAGAGATGAG TGTAAGAAGCTGACAGAGCCGGGTGGAGGAATGACTTGGGATGACGCACTCCGAAAAAGCACGCAAGAGTTTCAGCACCGATCCTACAGCTTGTTTACCTGCAATTGTCACTCTTTTGTTGCAAACAATCTAAACAGATTGATGTACCGCGGACACGAAGGATGGAATGTGGTAAACATAGCAGCTTTCATTTTCTTGAAGGGCACTTGGGTGAGGAGAGCATCACTACTGCAAACCTACATACCTTTCCTACTAGTCTTTGGCATTGGGGTGTTCCTGGGCACAACAAAGTTCTTGTTGGGTATTTTGGCTTTCGCAGTTGTGCTTATCGGCTGGTTCCTCGTGGGGACATATTGCTTCAAGAATCTTATCCAGTTGTAA
- the LOC121991777 gene encoding probable pyridoxal 5'-phosphate synthase subunit PDX2 isoform X2, translating to MTVGVLALQGSFNEHLTALRRIGEKGVEIRKAEQLEAVDALIIPGGESTTMAKLAHYHNLFPALREFVKTGKPVWGTCAGLIFLADNAIGQKSGGQELIGGLDCMVHRNFFGSQLQSFEIQLSVPKLAEEEGGPSTFRGVFIRAPAILEVGPEVEVLADCPVPPETRKNMMLVANDQKGIASSDRVIVAVRQGNLLATAFHPELTSDSRCFFLKMKKDNGGKMLQCTSTSETDALQEKKPYDLPIYE from the exons ATGACGGTCGGTGTGCTTGCGCTACAGGGCTCGTTTAACGAACACTTGACGG CACTGCGAAGGATAGGGGAGAAGGGTGTGGAGATTCGGAAAGCGGAGCAGCTGGAGGCCGTCGATGCCCTCATTATCCCTGGCGGCGAGAGCACCACCATGGCCAAGCTCGCCCATTACCACAATCTT TTTCCTGCTTTAAGAGAATTCGTAAAAACTGGAAAACCTGTGTGGGGAACCTGTGCAGGGCTCATATTCTTGGCAGACAATGCAATTG GTCAGAAATCAGGAGGACAGGAGCTTATTGGGGGACTAGATTGCATGGTTCATCGAAATTTTTTTGGTAGTCAG CTTCAGAGCTTTGAAATACAACTTTCAGTGCCTAAACTTGCAGAGGAAGAAGGGGGGCCTAGTACCTTCCGTGGAGTCTTTATACGTGCACCAGCCATCTTAGAAGTTGGACCCGAAGTAGAGGTATTAGCAGACTGTCCTGTTCCTCCAGAGACTAGGAAGAATATGATGCTTGTTGCCAATGATCAGAAG GGGATAGCTTCAAGTGACAGAGTAATTGTTGCAGTTAGGCAAGGGAACTTACTTGCAACTGCTTTTCACCCTGAATTGACTTCCGACTCGCGATG CTTCTTCCTAAAAATGAAGAAAGACAATGGTGGCAAGATGTTGCAATGCACCTCCACATCCGAGACAGATGCCCTTCAAGAAAAGAAGCCATATGACCTCCCTATATATGAATAA
- the LOC121991777 gene encoding probable pyridoxal 5'-phosphate synthase subunit PDX2 isoform X1: MTVGVLALQGSFNEHLTALRRIGEKGVEIRKAEQLEAVDALIIPGGESTTMAKLAHYHNLFPALREFVKTGKPVWGTCAGLIFLADNAIGQKSGGQELIGGLDCMVHRNFFGSQLQSFEIQLSVPKLAEEEGGPSTFRGVFIRAPAILEVGPEVEVLADCPVPPETRKNMMLVANDQKGIASSDRVIVAVRQGNLLATAFHPELTSDSRWHSFFLKMKKDNGGKMLQCTSTSETDALQEKKPYDLPIYE, from the exons ATGACGGTCGGTGTGCTTGCGCTACAGGGCTCGTTTAACGAACACTTGACGG CACTGCGAAGGATAGGGGAGAAGGGTGTGGAGATTCGGAAAGCGGAGCAGCTGGAGGCCGTCGATGCCCTCATTATCCCTGGCGGCGAGAGCACCACCATGGCCAAGCTCGCCCATTACCACAATCTT TTTCCTGCTTTAAGAGAATTCGTAAAAACTGGAAAACCTGTGTGGGGAACCTGTGCAGGGCTCATATTCTTGGCAGACAATGCAATTG GTCAGAAATCAGGAGGACAGGAGCTTATTGGGGGACTAGATTGCATGGTTCATCGAAATTTTTTTGGTAGTCAG CTTCAGAGCTTTGAAATACAACTTTCAGTGCCTAAACTTGCAGAGGAAGAAGGGGGGCCTAGTACCTTCCGTGGAGTCTTTATACGTGCACCAGCCATCTTAGAAGTTGGACCCGAAGTAGAGGTATTAGCAGACTGTCCTGTTCCTCCAGAGACTAGGAAGAATATGATGCTTGTTGCCAATGATCAGAAG GGGATAGCTTCAAGTGACAGAGTAATTGTTGCAGTTAGGCAAGGGAACTTACTTGCAACTGCTTTTCACCCTGAATTGACTTCCGACTCGCGATG GCACAGCTTCTTCCTAAAAATGAAGAAAGACAATGGTGGCAAGATGTTGCAATGCACCTCCACATCCGAGACAGATGCCCTTCAAGAAAAGAAGCCATATGACCTCCCTATATATGAATAA